Proteins encoded together in one Amblyomma americanum isolate KBUSLIRL-KWMA chromosome 1, ASM5285725v1, whole genome shotgun sequence window:
- the LOC144126529 gene encoding uncharacterized protein LOC144126529 has product MLRTKYTSLQCVSLHGWCCGRCTIKNFGAGGGTLECRPMSPATELVGAVADHMATRLPNPFDSDGAHVGEAVLSLPPAALLEAMVNGNETSQDDVPAQSPLLNSLPINEDELPVQEECLNASRRTVVVSNQSSSEGIPPTQTARTRAGGPRVAAVERTLAPEVATRITAIEAEEQRKEELHQLDVQLRRSQLAEQRLKVKMQRKLLSLDIQIRKKQLEAMQR; this is encoded by the exons ATGCTGCGTACAAAATACACCTCACTTCAGTGTGTTTCACTGCACGGATGGTGCTGTGGGAGATGCACAATTAagaattttggtgcaggtggTGGTACTCTCGAATGCCGGCCAATGAGTCCGGCTACGGAACTGGTTGGCGCAGTTGCTGAccatatggcaacaagactgccaaacCCATTTGACAGTGACGGAGCCCACGTGGGCGAGGCAGTGCTGTCCCTGCCACCTGCTGCACTATTAGAGGCCATGGTGAACGGCAACGAAACAAGCCAAG ATGATGTTCCTGCACAGTCACCATTGCTGAACAGCTTACCCATAAACGAGGATGAACTTCCTGTTCAGGAAGAGTGCCTCAACGCAAGCAGACGAACAGTGGTCGTGTCAAATCAGAGCTCATCTGAAGGCATCCCACCAACACAAACTGCTCGCACGAGGGCAGGTGGCCCCCGTGTTGCTGCGGTAGAGCGGACGCTGGCTCCTGAAGTAGCCACCAGAATTACGGCTATTGAAGCTGAGGAGCAGCGCAAGGAAGAGTTGCACCAACTCGATGTGCAACTCCGCAGGAGCCAGCTGGCCGAGCAGCGGCTAAAAGTCAAAATGCAGCGCAAGCTGCTTTCTCTCGACATTCAAATTCGGAAAAAGCAGTTAGAAGCAATGCAGCGCtaa